Proteins found in one Cyanobacteria bacterium GSL.Bin1 genomic segment:
- a CDS encoding AMP-binding protein: MLNYSHVSCDVTEKWASLVDLLLARSRNQPSQKNYTFIARGNTELAQLTYQQLDRQARAIAANLQALGVAGQTALLVYPPGLDFIAGFFGCLYASVIAVPAYPLRRNQKSTRLQAIVKDCQATVALTTKTLQDSMAHQIAQAPDLAKMHWLVTDQMDSALASEYQPRPLTPDDLAFLQYTSGSTGTPKGVMVSHGNLLHNLELIYQGFGHTPESRGVIWLPPYHDMGLIGGILQPLYGGFPVFLMSPMDFLQQPWRWLQAISHYRGTTSGAPNFAYDLLCRKATPEKLANLDLSCWQVAFTGAEPVRAATLEKMAATFASCGLRPEAFYPCYGMAETTLMVSGGAVTSTPVVQSVKASSLQNHQVVMGKDDQDSYQLVSCGQSLGDQQVKIVDPQTLNPLSDNQVGEIWIKGASVAQGYWNQPEQTQKTFQAYLSESGEGPFLRTGDLGFLQSGELFITGRLKDVIIIGGQNYYPQDIEFTVQTSHPALRPNASAAFSIEVRNSERLVVVQEVQRSYLRQLDVAEVIGNIRQVVSAEYNLPFYAIVLVKPYSIPTTSSGKIQRSACRDHFLKGSLNVIDDWSENPRNKAKFMQLQTDVESVFTQLQTVKSASKANF, translated from the coding sequence ATGCTTAATTATTCTCATGTCTCTTGTGATGTGACAGAAAAGTGGGCTTCTTTAGTCGATCTTTTATTAGCGCGATCGCGCAATCAGCCTTCGCAGAAAAATTATACATTTATTGCCCGTGGCAATACAGAACTTGCCCAGCTCACTTATCAACAATTAGATCGACAAGCCCGCGCGATCGCGGCAAACTTGCAAGCCTTGGGTGTAGCGGGTCAGACCGCCTTACTCGTCTATCCACCCGGACTCGACTTTATTGCCGGTTTCTTTGGTTGCTTGTATGCCTCTGTGATTGCTGTTCCCGCTTATCCTCTGCGTCGAAATCAAAAATCGACAAGGTTACAAGCTATTGTCAAAGATTGCCAAGCCACTGTTGCCTTGACCACAAAAACTTTGCAAGACAGCATGGCGCATCAAATTGCTCAGGCCCCCGATTTAGCCAAGATGCACTGGTTGGTCACTGATCAGATGGATAGTGCTTTGGCGAGTGAATACCAACCACGTCCTTTAACACCTGATGATTTAGCCTTTCTGCAATATACTTCGGGTTCTACGGGAACGCCAAAGGGGGTCATGGTCAGTCATGGTAATTTGCTGCATAATTTGGAGCTGATTTATCAAGGCTTTGGGCATACCCCGGAAAGTCGGGGCGTGATTTGGCTACCCCCTTACCATGACATGGGCTTAATCGGTGGCATTTTACAGCCTTTATATGGCGGTTTTCCGGTTTTTCTCATGTCTCCCATGGACTTTTTGCAGCAGCCTTGGCGTTGGTTACAAGCGATTTCGCACTATCGGGGAACCACCAGTGGCGCACCGAACTTTGCCTATGATCTCCTCTGTCGCAAAGCCACCCCAGAAAAACTAGCTAACCTGGATTTAAGTTGTTGGCAAGTCGCCTTTACCGGGGCAGAACCGGTGCGAGCTGCGACTCTCGAAAAAATGGCAGCGACCTTCGCTAGCTGCGGTTTGCGACCAGAAGCATTTTACCCCTGCTACGGCATGGCAGAAACAACGCTTATGGTTTCAGGAGGGGCTGTTACTAGTACTCCTGTGGTGCAAAGCGTAAAAGCCTCCTCTCTGCAAAATCACCAAGTCGTGATGGGAAAAGATGATCAAGATAGCTATCAACTGGTGAGTTGTGGTCAAAGTTTAGGAGATCAGCAAGTTAAAATTGTTGATCCTCAGACCCTCAATCCTTTGAGTGACAACCAAGTGGGAGAAATCTGGATCAAAGGAGCGAGCGTTGCTCAAGGTTACTGGAATCAACCCGAACAAACCCAGAAAACTTTCCAGGCTTATCTTTCAGAGTCAGGGGAAGGTCCCTTCTTACGGACCGGAGATTTAGGCTTTTTACAAAGTGGGGAATTATTTATCACCGGCAGACTAAAAGATGTGATTATCATTGGCGGACAAAATTATTACCCTCAAGACATCGAGTTTACGGTTCAAACGAGCCACCCCGCTTTACGCCCTAATGCGAGCGCTGCCTTTTCCATCGAAGTCAGAAACTCAGAACGACTGGTGGTGGTTCAGGAAGTGCAACGGAGTTATTTACGCCAGCTGGATGTGGCAGAGGTCATCGGTAATATTCGCCAAGTGGTGAGTGCAGAATACAATCTTCCCTTTTACGCGATCGTTTTGGTCAAACCCTATAGTATTCCCACCACCTCTAGTGGAAAAATTCAGCGTTCGGCTTGTCGCGACCATTTTCTCAAGGGCAGTCTCAATGTGATTGACGACTGGAGCGAAAATCCCCGCAATAAAGCGAAATTTATGCAGCTTCAAACCGATGTAGAATCCGTTTTTACGCAACTGCAAACTGTTAAATCGGCGTCAAAAGCCAACTTTTAA
- a CDS encoding Uma2 family endonuclease, producing MIQSFTQTVTFEDFIAWYPNTSQRYELHDGTIVAMPKPTGRHSNVTGFLIEELILTIVQMGKRGLWTIPRESIVKSSNGKSGYEPDIIVLDQEATIAEPRWEKESIIEKAHSVKLIVEVISTNWRDDYFKKRADYEEVGIFEYWIVDYAALGGRNFLGNPKQPTVSVYQLIEGEYQVSQFRGDDLIVSPTFSRLNLTAKQVFQAGQ from the coding sequence ATGATTCAATCTTTCACTCAAACTGTTACTTTTGAAGACTTCATTGCGTGGTATCCCAACACAAGTCAACGCTACGAACTCCACGATGGGACAATTGTTGCAATGCCAAAACCGACTGGGAGACATTCCAATGTAACCGGCTTTCTCATAGAAGAATTAATTCTTACCATTGTCCAAATGGGGAAGCGAGGACTTTGGACAATTCCCAGAGAGTCAATTGTCAAATCCAGCAACGGAAAATCTGGGTATGAACCTGATATTATCGTCCTGGATCAAGAGGCAACGATAGCAGAACCGCGTTGGGAAAAAGAATCCATTATTGAAAAGGCTCACTCTGTCAAACTCATTGTTGAAGTCATCAGCACAAACTGGCGCGATGACTATTTCAAAAAGAGAGCCGATTATGAAGAAGTGGGGATTTTTGAATATTGGATTGTTGATTATGCGGCATTGGGAGGACGCAATTTTTTAGGAAACCCGAAACAACCCACAGTATCTGTTTATCAATTGATTGAGGGAGAATATCAAGTCAGCCAATTTCGAGGAGATGATCTTATTGTTTCGCCTACTTTTTCGAGGCTTAATCTCACAGCTAAACAAGTTTTCCAAGCCGGTCAATAA
- a CDS encoding NUDIX domain-containing protein yields the protein MNDSTPQLLKERLQYQGRKFRFEVSHLRLANGVEGEWECIRHPGGALAVPVTPEGKLVLVDQYRIPLQQRLLEFPAGTVEIDESPAATIQREIKEEIGYHAKQWRDLGKFALAPGYSDEYIYTFLATDLEKLETPPAQDEDEDIEVVLYTPEELEQLIHSGNSNLDAKSITSYYLARPFLDPHSKNL from the coding sequence ATGAATGATTCCACTCCCCAACTGCTTAAAGAACGTCTCCAATACCAAGGGCGTAAGTTTCGTTTTGAAGTCAGCCATCTCCGGCTTGCTAATGGTGTGGAAGGGGAATGGGAATGTATCCGTCATCCGGGCGGGGCGCTAGCAGTTCCGGTCACACCAGAAGGAAAATTAGTGTTAGTGGATCAATATCGCATTCCTCTTCAACAACGCTTGTTAGAATTTCCCGCAGGAACGGTAGAAATTGATGAATCCCCAGCAGCAACGATTCAACGGGAAATTAAGGAAGAAATCGGCTATCACGCCAAACAATGGCGAGATTTAGGCAAATTTGCTCTCGCACCGGGTTATTCTGATGAATACATCTATACATTTTTAGCGACGGATTTAGAAAAGCTAGAAACGCCACCAGCACAAGATGAAGATGAAGATATTGAAGTGGTGCTTTACACGCCCGAAGAATTAGAACAATTAATTCATAGCGGCAATTCCAATTTAGATGCGAAATCAATTACCAGTTATTATCTTGCCCGTCCGTTTCTTGATCCCCATTCAAAAAATCTATGA
- the clpB gene encoding ATP-dependent chaperone ClpB has translation MQPTDPSKFTQQAWDVIVDSQEVARRFKNQELEVEHLMLTLFSTEGVANQILEAKQIDVSRLQQQLEVFTNRQRKSMRVEQLYLGRGLDQLLDRAEKARQSWQDEVIGVEHLLLAFAEDERVGRRLLRPYSVDPQDIEAAIKEFRANSTQEETSTAEGEGEKEQEKEEEQSPLEKYGRDLTEQASGGKLDPVIGRDEEIRRVVQVLSRRSKNNPVLIGEPGVGKTAIAEGLAQRIVNGDVPESLKNRRLIALDMGSLIAGAKYRGEFEDRLRKVLREVTHSEGQIVLFIDELQTVVGTGSGQGTMDAGNLLKPMLARGELRCIGATTLDEYRKHIEKDPALERRFQQVYVKQPDVEATVSILRGLKERYEVHHGVKITDSALVAAASLSDRYITDRFLPDKAIDLVDEAAAKLKMEITSKPTELESIDRRLMQLQMEKLSLEGEDELASGNTSAYRSAKERLEKIEQEMQELEGSQKELSSQWQSEKQMLEEINTLKEEEDQLRVQVEQAEREYDLEKAAQLKYGQLEGLQRQREDKEGKLLEMQSQGRALLREQVTEADIAEIVAKWTSIPVNRLLESERQKLLGLEGYLHERVIGQKEAVAAVSAAIRRARAGMKDPARPIGSFLFMGPTGVGKTELARAIAEFLFDSEESMIRIDMSEYMEKHSVSRLVGAPPGYVGYEEGGQLSEQIRRRPYSVVLLDEVEKAHPDVFNILLQVLDDGRITDSQGRTVDFRNTIIVMTSNIGGEDILQLAQEDSQYEQMRKKVLQALREHFRPEFLNRIDDLIIFHTLRREELGRIITIQLRRIESLLSEQKITIKLTEAAQDYLVDVGYDPVYGARPLKRAIQRELENPIATKILEMAFTEGDTILVDCEDHQLVFKNQEEAQSVEVEVMSS, from the coding sequence ATGCAGCCGACTGACCCGAGCAAGTTTACGCAACAAGCCTGGGATGTAATTGTTGATTCACAAGAAGTAGCCCGCCGCTTCAAAAATCAGGAATTAGAAGTAGAACACTTAATGCTGACCCTATTTTCCACAGAAGGGGTCGCCAATCAAATTTTAGAAGCGAAACAAATTGATGTCTCTCGCCTTCAACAGCAGCTTGAAGTCTTTACCAACCGGCAACGGAAATCAATGCGAGTGGAACAACTCTACTTGGGACGAGGGTTAGATCAGTTGCTCGATCGCGCTGAGAAAGCAAGGCAAAGTTGGCAAGATGAGGTGATTGGTGTCGAACATCTCTTGCTCGCTTTTGCTGAAGATGAACGAGTCGGTCGTCGTTTGTTGCGCCCTTACAGTGTTGATCCCCAAGATATTGAAGCGGCGATTAAAGAATTTCGCGCCAATTCTACCCAAGAAGAAACAAGCACAGCAGAAGGAGAAGGGGAAAAAGAACAAGAGAAAGAAGAAGAACAAAGTCCCTTAGAAAAATATGGACGGGATTTAACTGAACAAGCCAGTGGCGGTAAACTCGATCCGGTCATTGGTCGGGATGAAGAAATTCGGCGTGTGGTACAAGTGTTATCCCGTCGTTCTAAAAATAATCCGGTTTTAATTGGTGAACCGGGTGTGGGGAAAACGGCAATTGCAGAAGGGCTAGCGCAACGGATTGTCAATGGGGATGTTCCAGAATCTCTTAAAAATCGGCGGTTAATTGCCTTAGATATGGGCAGTCTGATTGCTGGGGCGAAATATCGCGGGGAATTTGAAGACCGGCTGCGGAAGGTGTTACGGGAGGTCACTCACTCCGAAGGGCAAATTGTGCTCTTTATTGATGAATTACAAACTGTGGTCGGAACTGGTTCCGGTCAAGGCACGATGGATGCTGGCAATCTCTTAAAACCCATGCTGGCACGAGGAGAATTGCGCTGTATAGGGGCAACCACTCTCGATGAATACCGTAAGCACATTGAAAAAGATCCAGCACTGGAACGGCGGTTTCAACAAGTATACGTGAAACAGCCGGATGTGGAAGCAACGGTTTCCATTTTACGGGGATTGAAGGAACGCTACGAAGTTCATCATGGGGTGAAAATTACCGATTCGGCATTGGTGGCTGCTGCCAGTTTATCGGATCGCTACATTACCGATCGCTTTCTACCGGATAAAGCCATTGACTTGGTCGATGAAGCGGCGGCGAAGTTGAAAATGGAAATTACCTCCAAACCAACGGAACTCGAAAGCATTGATCGTCGCCTGATGCAGTTGCAAATGGAAAAACTCTCTTTAGAAGGAGAAGACGAGTTAGCCAGCGGGAATACCAGTGCCTATCGTTCGGCCAAAGAACGCCTGGAGAAAATTGAGCAGGAAATGCAGGAACTCGAAGGCAGTCAGAAAGAACTCTCTTCTCAGTGGCAATCAGAAAAACAGATGTTAGAGGAAATTAATACCCTCAAAGAAGAAGAAGACCAATTGCGCGTCCAAGTGGAACAAGCCGAACGAGAATATGACTTGGAAAAAGCAGCGCAGTTGAAGTATGGACAACTCGAAGGCTTACAACGTCAACGGGAAGATAAAGAGGGAAAACTACTGGAAATGCAGTCTCAAGGACGGGCATTATTACGGGAACAAGTCACAGAAGCCGATATTGCAGAAATTGTTGCGAAATGGACGAGCATTCCCGTTAATCGCTTGTTAGAGTCAGAACGGCAGAAACTATTAGGCTTAGAAGGCTATTTACATGAACGAGTGATTGGTCAAAAAGAAGCAGTAGCGGCGGTTTCTGCTGCGATACGGCGGGCAAGAGCAGGAATGAAAGATCCCGCCCGTCCCATTGGTTCCTTCTTGTTCATGGGTCCCACCGGGGTCGGAAAAACAGAATTAGCGCGCGCGATCGCGGAATTTTTATTTGATAGCGAAGAATCCATGATTCGGATTGATATGTCCGAATACATGGAAAAACATTCCGTCTCTCGTTTAGTTGGCGCACCGCCGGGCTATGTCGGTTACGAAGAAGGGGGACAACTCTCTGAACAGATCCGCCGTCGTCCCTATTCCGTGGTGCTGTTGGATGAAGTGGAAAAAGCCCATCCCGATGTCTTCAACATTCTCCTCCAAGTTTTAGATGATGGGCGCATTACCGATTCCCAAGGACGGACGGTTGACTTCCGTAATACGATTATCGTGATGACTAGCAATATTGGCGGTGAAGACATATTACAGCTTGCACAAGAAGACTCACAATATGAACAAATGCGGAAAAAAGTTTTACAAGCCCTCCGCGAACATTTCCGCCCGGAATTCCTCAATCGCATTGATGACTTGATTATCTTCCACACTCTCAGACGAGAAGAACTCGGGCGCATCATTACCATTCAACTCCGACGGATTGAAAGTCTCTTATCGGAACAAAAAATCACGATTAAACTGACTGAAGCAGCGCAAGATTACTTAGTTGATGTGGGTTACGATCCGGTTTACGGGGCACGTCCTCTCAAACGAGCGATTCAACGGGAGTTAGAAAACCCCATTGCCACGAAAATCCTAGAAATGGCATTTACGGAAGGGGATACCATCCTCGTCGATTGTGAGGATCATCAACTGGTGTTTAAGAATCAAGAAGAAGCGCAATCTGTAGAAGTTGAAGTAATGTCTTCTTAG
- a CDS encoding FAD-dependent oxidoreductase: MQSRAQPQKLVLIGGGHSHAILLRMWQLHTLPEVRLTLLSDTEKTPYSGMLPGHVAGLYTYDETHIDLPPLAQRAQADFYHDKAVGLDLKHKQILCLNRPPLTFDQVSVDIGSTPATLTVPGAKDYAVPAKPVSVFLKHWYQFLESVEKNPQQQRTLAIVGGGAGGVELALNMQKHLQEKSQQVSIHLFQREKELLLDKGKWVRRHLASLLKQRGISLHLGEAVREVFPDKVVCESGFVLATDIIFWVTQASAPHWIQESGLATDERGFMLVNDYLQSISHSFVFAAGDIATMVNHPRPKAGVFAVRQGKPLFQNLQRIVLGKPLKPYRPQRNYLSLIGTGDESAIASWGNFGLHCPLLWRWKDHIDRKFMAQFSH; encoded by the coding sequence ATGCAATCGCGCGCTCAACCCCAAAAACTTGTTCTCATCGGTGGCGGTCATAGTCATGCCATTTTACTACGAATGTGGCAGTTGCATACCCTCCCAGAGGTTCGCTTAACGCTCCTGAGCGATACCGAAAAAACCCCCTATTCTGGGATGTTACCCGGTCATGTAGCAGGACTCTACACTTACGATGAAACGCACATCGATTTACCGCCTCTGGCCCAACGTGCCCAAGCTGACTTTTATCATGACAAAGCAGTCGGTTTAGACCTCAAGCACAAGCAAATCTTATGTCTGAATCGTCCCCCATTAACCTTTGATCAAGTCTCTGTTGATATTGGTTCTACGCCAGCCACTTTGACAGTTCCCGGTGCCAAAGATTATGCGGTTCCGGCAAAACCGGTTTCTGTGTTCCTCAAGCACTGGTATCAATTTCTAGAAAGTGTGGAAAAAAATCCTCAGCAACAACGCACCCTTGCGATTGTTGGCGGTGGGGCTGGTGGGGTAGAACTCGCTTTAAATATGCAAAAACACTTGCAGGAAAAGAGTCAGCAGGTGTCCATTCATTTATTCCAACGGGAAAAGGAATTATTACTCGATAAAGGGAAATGGGTGCGTCGCCATTTGGCATCCTTGCTTAAACAACGAGGCATCTCCCTTCATTTAGGAGAAGCGGTCAGGGAAGTGTTTCCGGATAAAGTGGTCTGTGAATCCGGGTTTGTTCTCGCAACCGATATTATCTTTTGGGTGACACAAGCCAGCGCACCGCATTGGATTCAAGAAAGTGGTTTAGCCACTGATGAGCGAGGATTTATGCTCGTTAATGACTATTTACAATCAATCTCGCATTCTTTTGTCTTTGCGGCTGGGGATATTGCAACAATGGTTAACCATCCCCGTCCGAAAGCCGGGGTGTTTGCCGTGCGACAAGGAAAACCGTTGTTTCAAAATTTACAACGGATTGTTTTAGGAAAACCTTTAAAGCCTTATCGTCCGCAGCGAAATTATCTCAGTTTAATTGGCACCGGTGATGAAAGCGCGATCGCGTCCTGGGGAAATTTTGGCTTGCATTGCCCACTGCTTTGGCGTTGGAAAGATCACATTGACCGCAAATTTATGGCGCAATTTTCTCACTAA
- a CDS encoding acyl carrier protein produces the protein MNHLVVNKTEPKNFPTPVEIQDWIVAYLADLLEVEPEEVDITIPFDRYGLDSSVAVGLTGDLEEWLSIELDPTLLYDYPTVEALVQHLSEPNS, from the coding sequence ATGAATCATCTCGTAGTTAATAAAACAGAGCCAAAAAACTTCCCCACGCCGGTAGAAATTCAAGATTGGATTGTTGCTTATTTAGCAGACTTATTGGAAGTAGAACCGGAAGAAGTGGATATTACTATTCCTTTTGATCGCTATGGTTTAGATTCTTCCGTTGCCGTGGGCTTGACCGGTGATTTGGAAGAGTGGCTATCAATAGAGCTCGATCCCACTTTGCTCTATGACTATCCCACGGTTGAGGCGTTGGTTCAACATTTAAGTGAGCCAAATTCCTAA
- the folK gene encoding 2-amino-4-hydroxy-6-hydroxymethyldihydropteridine diphosphokinase yields MSTREKVQCAIALGSNLGESQQILEQAIQQLDTHSEVSVSAVSSWYETLPVGPEQPNYLNGCALLTTSLSPGDLLATLLKIENEFGRVRQERWGARTLDLDILLYDDQVLATEHLQIPHPRMRERAFVLVPLAEIAPNWIDPVTGSAIAQLKQSIDCSGILQKL; encoded by the coding sequence ATGAGTACAAGGGAAAAAGTCCAGTGCGCGATCGCGCTAGGGAGTAATTTAGGAGAGTCACAACAGATTCTTGAACAAGCCATTCAACAGTTAGATACTCATTCTGAGGTGAGCGTCAGTGCTGTTTCCAGCTGGTACGAAACCCTTCCTGTAGGACCGGAACAGCCGAACTATCTCAATGGCTGTGCCCTCTTAACCACTAGCTTATCCCCTGGCGATCTCTTAGCCACCTTACTCAAGATTGAAAATGAATTTGGGCGGGTGCGCCAGGAACGTTGGGGGGCGCGCACCCTTGATTTAGATATCCTTTTATATGATGATCAGGTGTTGGCAACAGAACACTTACAAATTCCTCATCCACGGATGAGAGAACGGGCCTTTGTTTTAGTGCCTTTAGCTGAAATCGCCCCGAACTGGATTGATCCGGTTACTGGCAGCGCGATCGCGCAATTAAAACAAAGTATCGACTGTTCCGGTATCTTACAAAAACTTTAA